A part of Fimbriiglobus ruber genomic DNA contains:
- a CDS encoding alpha/beta hydrolase family protein, translated as MHHCRTAVLVIALAAAFAPARADGHDVTPEDYFTLNAITGFAVAPDGKSVAYTEARWEATDDARKTDLWTVGIDTQPRPVRLTFDRANDRNPKWAGDGKAVYVLANRKREGEKKPPYDGTTQVWRVPVDGGAPRAVTRVEGGIVAYDYSPKTESLFYATDSTAPDTDEFAKLRAKFDKVEYGSGNRKVSEIHRLNLETWRTEKVIAENRYVREFDATADGSRVAMITAPDDTVVVSEGQSRVDVWDSSTNKVTTTDESWKKTAGSKYPWLEGLAWNLAGTRLAFCTVFDGYPAEVIIEDQDKGPWTATRVKRPEGVQIRGYGSPLRWLDDRALAYLGEKHGTVDVYGFGVNSHDTTGIPRPGVVVSMFEVTPTGGAITFEATGASFPDLRERGPDGKKITDLNPHTKDWQIPSVKHVTWKAPDGATVGGVLELPPGYKKGTKLPLVVGIHGGPTSSSKAELIFDPHNGRLYFAARGYAALYPNYRGSVGYGDKFLTDLIGNENDLDVKDILAGIDHLVTEGIADPDRVAVMGWSNGGYLTNCLITLKDPPVKFKAASSGAGIVDTVAEWGFNDEPAYALVFKRGLPWEQPDLYHKTSPTYGLGNVTTPTLIHVGGGDERCPPGHSRMLHRALKEYKKVPTELVVYSGEPHGLTKMTNRKAKMEWDLAWFDKYVLGKK; from the coding sequence ATGCACCACTGCCGCACCGCCGTGTTGGTCATAGCCCTCGCCGCCGCGTTTGCCCCCGCCCGCGCGGACGGGCACGATGTTACGCCCGAGGACTACTTCACCCTGAACGCGATCACCGGCTTCGCCGTCGCCCCGGACGGCAAATCGGTCGCGTATACCGAGGCCCGCTGGGAGGCGACCGACGATGCCCGGAAGACTGACCTCTGGACGGTCGGGATCGACACGCAGCCCCGGCCGGTTCGCTTGACCTTCGACCGCGCGAACGACCGGAACCCGAAGTGGGCCGGCGACGGCAAGGCGGTCTACGTCCTCGCGAATCGCAAGCGCGAGGGGGAGAAGAAGCCGCCTTACGACGGGACGACTCAGGTCTGGCGCGTCCCGGTCGACGGCGGCGCGCCCCGTGCCGTCACCCGCGTCGAGGGCGGAATCGTGGCGTACGATTACTCGCCGAAGACCGAATCGCTGTTCTACGCCACCGACTCCACCGCGCCGGACACGGACGAATTTGCCAAGCTCCGGGCGAAGTTCGACAAGGTCGAGTACGGCTCGGGTAACCGGAAGGTGTCCGAAATCCACCGGCTGAACCTGGAGACCTGGCGGACCGAGAAAGTGATCGCGGAGAACCGCTACGTCCGCGAGTTCGACGCGACGGCCGACGGCTCACGGGTGGCGATGATTACCGCCCCGGACGACACGGTGGTCGTGTCCGAGGGGCAGTCGCGGGTCGACGTGTGGGACTCGTCCACCAACAAGGTGACGACGACGGACGAAAGCTGGAAGAAGACGGCCGGGTCGAAATACCCGTGGCTCGAAGGGCTGGCCTGGAACCTCGCCGGCACCCGGTTGGCCTTCTGCACCGTCTTCGACGGCTACCCGGCCGAGGTCATCATCGAAGACCAGGACAAGGGCCCCTGGACCGCGACGCGGGTGAAGCGGCCGGAGGGCGTGCAAATCCGCGGGTACGGGTCGCCGCTCCGATGGCTCGACGACCGGGCGCTTGCTTACCTCGGCGAGAAGCACGGCACGGTCGACGTGTACGGGTTCGGCGTCAACTCCCACGACACGACGGGTATCCCGCGACCGGGCGTCGTGGTGTCGATGTTCGAGGTCACGCCCACCGGCGGGGCGATCACCTTCGAGGCGACCGGCGCCTCGTTCCCGGACCTCCGCGAGCGCGGCCCGGACGGCAAGAAGATCACCGACCTGAACCCACATACGAAAGACTGGCAGATCCCGTCGGTCAAGCACGTCACCTGGAAGGCGCCGGACGGGGCCACGGTCGGAGGCGTGCTGGAACTGCCGCCGGGGTACAAGAAGGGGACGAAACTCCCGCTGGTGGTCGGCATCCACGGGGGCCCGACGTCGTCGTCGAAGGCCGAGCTGATCTTCGACCCGCATAACGGCCGGCTCTACTTCGCGGCCAGGGGGTACGCGGCCCTCTACCCGAACTACCGCGGCTCGGTCGGCTACGGCGACAAGTTCCTGACCGACCTCATCGGCAACGAGAACGACCTGGACGTAAAGGACATCCTGGCCGGCATCGACCACCTCGTGACCGAGGGGATCGCCGACCCGGACCGGGTGGCCGTCATGGGCTGGAGCAACGGTGGCTACCTCACAAACTGCCTGATTACGCTGAAAGACCCGCCGGTGAAGTTCAAGGCAGCGAGCAGCGGTGCGGGGATCGTGGACACGGTGGCCGAGTGGGGCTTCAACGACGAGCCGGCGTACGCGCTGGTATTCAAACGCGGGCTGCCGTGGGAGCAACCCGACCTGTACCACAAAACGTCGCCCACCTACGGCCTGGGCAACGTCACCACCCCGACGCTCATCCACGTCGGCGGCGGCGACGAGCGCTGCCCGCCGGGCCACAGCCGGATGCTGCACCGGGCACTGAAGGAATACAAGAAGGTGCCGACCGAGCTGGTCGTCTACAGCGGCGAGCCGCACGGCTTGACGAAGATGACGAACCGCAAGGCGAAGATGGAGTGGGACCTGGCGTGGTTCGACAAGTACGTGCTGGGGAAGAAGTAG
- a CDS encoding beta strand repeat-containing protein → MRISSWLSRMLSRDLARGLQAQARPAGAPRRARLGLEVFESRLVPAASFSLSGGVFALTDATANANATVSSTATGQVQIALAGDTFAQPKTPIGGITWVNANTLDVSNPQTFELTMTHGAVTLSQGTKLSVPGQIDLTATGDPADPTAITINAASLTASGMVLTGNAYNSPTASYSDGVTIENGASIVASGSLSIYGTGGAGVNSNFGVNITGNGTLVGTQSGALGILGTAAGTGSWNYGIGVQAGAALLTGSGSISLLGGSSGTSVGAMNDGIFLSGGQVGSFGTGSVFLDGVANSGKGATDEGVAITGGSDVTTGGKVTINGYDNSAGSDENGVTISGGSAVTTSATGSVAISGASDWNGTAGVNSNFGVNITGSGTKVSTAAGPLAITGTGAGTGSWNYGIGLQTGATVATGSGSIQLTGNSNASGSGTMNDGIFLSGGNVISTASNPGLANVTMTGTAGSTTGNADEGVAITSNSDVTAGGSLTVTGHGNGSGNDENGVTISGSSIVSANGAWLTITGTGGLGYSSNAGVNISGAIVGDEFGSVDITGTGAGVGSSNDGISIQGAWVEGGNLSEIDLHGVACGWGSDDTGVYINDATVGASYINITGTGAGLVAGNDGVNISGGAQVLIPSSEAFSAPIVANTIDITGTSGLGSANDEGVRISDARTTIGEDAKSAGSIFLWGTSRGTGTNDYGIDIQEGAAVADDGVSGDKIGLDGTAGANTYYDIVNIGGYVSPGAQIEKGRAYGL, encoded by the coding sequence ATGCGTATTTCCTCTTGGCTGTCCCGGATGCTCTCGCGCGACCTCGCCCGCGGTCTCCAGGCCCAGGCGCGCCCGGCGGGGGCGCCCCGCCGGGCGCGCCTGGGCCTGGAAGTGTTCGAGAGCCGTCTGGTCCCCGCCGCGAGCTTTAGCCTGTCGGGCGGTGTCTTCGCGCTGACCGATGCGACCGCCAACGCCAACGCGACGGTGTCGTCCACGGCAACCGGTCAGGTGCAGATCGCACTCGCGGGGGACACCTTCGCCCAACCCAAGACCCCGATCGGCGGCATCACCTGGGTCAACGCGAACACGCTGGACGTGTCCAACCCGCAGACGTTCGAGCTGACCATGACCCACGGGGCCGTTACCCTCAGCCAGGGCACCAAGCTCAGCGTCCCGGGACAGATCGACCTGACGGCAACCGGGGACCCCGCCGATCCCACCGCCATTACCATCAACGCCGCCAGCCTGACCGCATCCGGCATGGTCCTGACCGGCAACGCGTACAACAGCCCGACCGCGTCCTACAGCGACGGCGTCACGATCGAGAACGGCGCCTCGATCGTAGCCAGCGGTTCGCTCTCGATCTACGGCACGGGCGGCGCCGGTGTCAACTCCAACTTCGGGGTCAACATTACCGGCAACGGCACGCTGGTGGGCACGCAGTCGGGTGCGCTCGGCATCCTGGGCACCGCGGCCGGCACGGGCTCGTGGAACTACGGGATCGGCGTGCAGGCCGGGGCCGCACTCCTGACCGGTAGTGGGTCGATCAGCCTCCTGGGAGGCAGTTCGGGCACCAGCGTGGGCGCGATGAACGACGGCATTTTCCTGTCCGGCGGCCAGGTGGGGTCATTCGGCACCGGCAGCGTCTTCCTGGACGGCGTCGCGAACTCCGGCAAGGGCGCCACCGACGAAGGGGTTGCTATTACCGGCGGCAGTGACGTGACCACCGGCGGGAAGGTGACCATCAACGGCTACGACAACAGCGCGGGCAGCGACGAGAACGGGGTGACCATCAGCGGCGGGTCGGCCGTGACGACCTCGGCGACCGGGTCGGTCGCCATCAGCGGGGCGAGCGACTGGAATGGCACCGCGGGTGTCAACAGCAACTTCGGGGTCAACATCACGGGCAGTGGCACGAAGGTGAGTACGGCCGCGGGTCCACTCGCCATCACCGGCACGGGTGCCGGCACGGGCTCGTGGAACTACGGGATCGGCCTCCAGACCGGGGCCACGGTCGCGACCGGCAGCGGCTCGATCCAGCTCACGGGAAACAGCAACGCCAGCGGCTCGGGCACGATGAACGACGGCATCTTCCTTTCCGGCGGCAACGTGATCAGCACGGCGTCCAACCCGGGTCTTGCCAACGTCACCATGACCGGCACCGCCGGGTCAACCACGGGCAACGCCGACGAAGGCGTCGCCATCACCAGCAACAGTGACGTGACTGCCGGTGGCAGCCTGACCGTCACGGGTCACGGCAACGGCTCAGGGAACGACGAGAACGGAGTGACCATCAGCGGTTCGTCCATAGTGTCAGCGAACGGCGCATGGCTCACGATCACCGGTACCGGGGGCTTGGGGTATAGCAGCAACGCCGGGGTCAACATTTCCGGCGCGATCGTGGGGGACGAGTTTGGCAGTGTTGATATCACCGGCACCGGTGCCGGCGTGGGCTCCTCGAACGACGGGATCAGCATACAGGGCGCCTGGGTTGAGGGTGGTAACCTGAGCGAGATCGACCTTCACGGTGTGGCCTGTGGCTGGGGAAGCGACGATACCGGGGTTTACATCAACGATGCCACCGTGGGGGCTAGCTACATCAATATCACCGGAACCGGTGCCGGCCTCGTCGCGGGGAATGACGGCGTGAATATCAGCGGCGGCGCCCAGGTGCTTATCCCATCGAGCGAGGCTTTTTCGGCCCCGATCGTCGCGAACACGATCGACATCACCGGCACCAGCGGCCTCGGCTCGGCCAACGACGAGGGCGTCCGGATCTCGGACGCCAGAACAACGATCGGCGAGGACGCCAAGTCGGCCGGCTCCATCTTCCTCTGGGGCACTTCACGTGGTACCGGCACGAACGATTACGGCATCGACATCCAGGAAGGCGCCGCCGTCGCCGACGACGGCGTGTCCGGGGACAAAATCGGTCTCGATGGCACGGCGGGCGCGAACACCTATTATGACATTGTGAACATCGGCGGGTATGTATCACCTGGCGCTCAAATCGAGAAAGGACGCGCGTACGGCCTCTAA
- the epsC gene encoding serine O-acetyltransferase EpsC: MATDIRLKETELQSVTDQLVESYSTCGRLHHLGHEPLPNREAVADILADLYEVIYPGYGRRQNLNTSNITYYVGSLVDALHDKLTQQITRALRHDRCHEEPDNDCEAEGQQVAVTFLQRLAGVRQVLEVDVEAAYRGDPAAKSHHEIVFSYPGLEAITAYRLAHELSDLKVPYIPRMMTEIAHSKTGIDIHPGATIGPGFFIDHGTGVVIGETTEIGNNVRLYQGVTLGALTFDRDDGGALVHGAYKRHPTLRDNVIVYANATILGGRTEVGESAVIGSNVWLTKSVEPFAVVVLDNPQHKVKGGKTRAAQEELIYHI, encoded by the coding sequence ATGGCCACGGACATTCGCTTGAAGGAAACGGAACTGCAATCGGTCACCGACCAACTCGTCGAGTCATACTCGACCTGCGGGCGGCTGCACCACCTGGGGCACGAGCCCCTGCCGAACCGCGAGGCCGTCGCCGACATTCTGGCCGACCTGTACGAGGTGATTTACCCCGGGTACGGCCGGCGACAGAACTTAAACACCTCGAACATCACGTACTACGTCGGCAGTCTGGTCGACGCGCTGCACGACAAGCTGACCCAACAGATCACCCGCGCATTGCGGCACGACCGCTGCCACGAGGAGCCGGACAACGACTGCGAGGCCGAGGGCCAGCAGGTCGCGGTCACCTTCCTTCAGCGACTTGCCGGCGTCCGCCAGGTGCTGGAAGTGGACGTGGAAGCGGCCTACCGGGGCGACCCGGCGGCCAAGAGTCACCACGAGATCGTGTTCTCTTACCCCGGCCTGGAAGCCATCACCGCGTACCGCCTGGCCCACGAGCTGAGCGACCTCAAGGTGCCGTACATCCCGCGGATGATGACCGAGATCGCGCACTCGAAGACCGGGATCGACATCCACCCCGGCGCGACCATCGGCCCTGGCTTCTTCATCGATCACGGGACGGGCGTGGTGATCGGTGAGACGACAGAAATCGGCAACAACGTCCGGTTGTACCAGGGCGTGACACTCGGCGCCCTCACCTTCGATCGGGACGACGGCGGGGCGCTGGTCCACGGCGCGTACAAGCGCCACCCGACCCTACGGGACAACGTCATTGTCTACGCGAACGCCACGATCCTGGGCGGCAGGACGGAAGTCGGTGAGAGCGCCGTCATCGGGTCGAACGTGTGGCTGACGAAGTCGGTCGAGCCGTTCGCGGTCGTGGTGCTGGACAACCCGCAGCACAAGGTGAAGGGCGGCAAGACGCGGGCGGCCCAGGAAGAACTGATTTATCACATTTGA